The Triticum aestivum cultivar Chinese Spring chromosome 3A, IWGSC CS RefSeq v2.1, whole genome shotgun sequence genome includes a region encoding these proteins:
- the LOC123059057 gene encoding uncharacterized protein → MEPKHSAEMSRHLDKQNHALMETYRAMSHELHKLQVEEETIMRKLYELMSAEGLLPKHKEKRQPERAGESSQESEEQEP, encoded by the exons ATGGAACCAAAGCATTCTGCTGAAATGTCCAG GCATTTGGACAAGCAAAATCATGCCCTAATGGAAACATACCGAGCAATGTCCCATGAGTTGCATAAACTACAG GTTGAAGAGGAAACAATCATGCGCAAGTTGTATGAGCTGATGTCTGCAGAAGGGCTTCTTCCAAAG CACAAGGAAAAAAGGCAGCCGGAGAGAGCAGGGGAATCAAGCCAGGAAAGCGAAGAACAGGAACCATAG
- the LOC123059058 gene encoding uncharacterized protein, whose translation MAVNAPAPATARLPRAAVSFEPCHENSRESGKMAMMSLKNDVVVVNGRGGTVLYDGASGALRTMQPAPLHSPARSNFLVSVTVGDGLYVMSLGDGGYQTPYFQALVYGRQPGDRRAEDWHWRPLPSPTFDHCPDHDDCPSSRYDECYHDVYAPTGHQVAIGAYTVVGGSRIWVSATTGAGTYSFDTASGAWSKAGEWALPFKGRAEYVPEHGLWFGLSDKDGHLCVCAADLATTTVPPALLHAWEDPPAPPEAWRTTAARLLPLGSGRLCIARFFETSEECNFAVLAGVEVVRDGDAGTRNLRVIRHKSKRYNFGYDGVKPL comes from the coding sequence ATGGCGGTCAACGCTCCGGCCCCGGCTACGGCTCGGCTGCCTCGCGCCGCCGTGTCCTTCGAGCCCTGCCATGAGAACTCCCGGGAGTCCGGGAAGATGGCCATGATGTCCCTCAAGAACGACGTGGTCGTGGTGAACGGCAGGGGCGGCACCGTCCTCTACGACGGCGCGTCGGGCGCCCTCCGCACCATGCAGCCGGCACCCCTGCACTCGCCCGCCAGGTCCAACTTCCTCGTGTctgtcaccgtcggcgacggcctgTACGTCATGTCGCTCGGGGACGGCGGATACCAGACGCCGTACTTCCAAGCTCTCGTCTACGGCCGCCAGCCCGGGGACCGCCGGGCGGAGGACTGGCACTGGCGCCCTCTCCCGTCTCCAACCTTCGATCATTGCCCGGACCACGACGACTGCCCATCATCACGGTACGACGAATGCTACCATGACGTGTACGCGCCGACGGGCCATCAGGTGGCGATCGGCGCCTACACGGTGGTCGGCGGCTCGCGGATCTGGGTGTCCGCGACGACGGGGGCCGGCACGTACTCGTTCGACACGGCGAGCGGCGCGTGGAGCAAGGCCGGCGAGTGGGCGCTGCCGTTTAAAGGCCGCGCCGAGTACGTGCCCGAGCACGGCCTCTGGTTCGGGCTCTCCGACAAGGATGGGCACCTCTGCGTCTGCGCCGCCGACCTTGCGACCACGACGGTGCCTCCGGCGCTGCTGCACGCGTGGGAGGACCCGCCGGCTCCGCCGGAAGCGTGGAGGACGACCGCGGCCCGCCTCCTGCCGCTGGGCTCCGGCCGACTGTGCATCGCGAGGTTCTTTGAGACGAGCGAAGAATGTAACTTTGCGGTGCTCGCCGGCGTGGAGGTTGTAAGGGACGGCGATGCCGGCACAAGAAACCTCCGGGTGATCAGGCACAAGTCCAAACGTTATAACTTCGGCTATGACGGCGTCAAGCCGCTTTGA
- the LOC123063153 gene encoding protein DEK isoform X1 produces the protein MDADAEAEEHEEEAESEEEAQPLKKRGRRKRLPREPSTPATGRPSRERKTVERYSELTPRSTPAKKSAAILQGSGTKLKEIPNVFFKLSKRKVDDNLQSLHTLLFGRRSNAHFLKRNLSQFSGFVWTDNPEKQRNRIKEKLDKMNKEKLIDFCDILDVQAKQLKKEEVSAKLLEFLESPCITRDVVISDVKKGKKRRRKSKGTSQATAEGASGEKKKRKSRKQAVEAENENDDEDDAGPAGDSSMGESDEDSEVKEETKSDEEPEATPVKKKSTDDKQGKKEAGSKAKGKDASAKKTPTKSVKRVSKPDVEPERKKAAKKTPKNSTKESSTPVGKAKKKVAKPKKDVGKESQNNSKARKKQGAKASGENKGKGKVAPTTKQLHGVVSNILKEVDFNTATLADILRKLGDHFDMDLMDRKSEVKRIIEEVINSMSDDEGEEENEEEDAEENGKKEEGSKEDPDEEEEK, from the exons ATGGACGCCGACGCCGAGGCGGAGGAgcacgaggaggaggcggagtcgGAGGAGGAGGCGCAGCCGCTGAAGAAGCGGGGCCGGAGGAAGCGGCTGCCGCGGGAGCCGTCCACCCCCGCCACCGGTAGGCCCTCCAGGGAGCGCAAGACCGTCGAGCGCTACTCCGAGCTCACCCCGCGCTCCACCCCCGCCAAGAAGTCCGCCGCCATTCTCCAG GGCTCTGGGACGAAGCTCAAGGAGATCCCCAACG TTTTCTTCAAACTTTCCAAGAGAAAGGTGGATGACAATCTTCAGAGTCTTCATACTTTATTGTTTGGGAGAAGATCAAAT GCCCATTTCCTGAAAAGAAACCTATCCCAGTTTTCTGGTTTTGTTTGGACTGACAATCCA GAAAAGCAAAGGAACAGGATAAAAGAAAAGCTTGACAAGATGAACAAGGAGAAGTTGATAGATTTTTGCGATATACTTGATGTTCAGGCCAAACAATTAAAGAAG GAGGAAGTTTCTGCCAAATTGCTGGAGTTTCTGGAGTCTCCTTGCATTACCAGAGATGTTGTTATCAGTGATGTGAAG AAAGGGAAGAAACGCCGGAGGAAGTCTAAAGGGACTAGCCAGGCAACGGCTGAAGGTGCTTCTGGAGAGAAG AAAAAGAGGAAGAGTCGGAAACAAGCAGTTGAGGCTGAAAATgagaatgatgatgaagatgatgctggtCCTGCTGGGGACTCATCAATGGGAGAAAGTGATGAGGACTCCGAAGTGAAAGAAGAGACCAAGAGTGACGAAGAGCCTGAAGCGACACCAGTGAAGAAAAAGTCAACAGATGATAAACAAGGAAAGAAGGAAGCTGGATCCAAGGCAAAGGGAAAGGATGCATCAGCAAAGAAGACTCCTACTAAATCTGTAAAAAGGGTGTCAAAGCCAGATGTGGAGCCGGAGAGGAAAAAGGCTGCCAAGAAAACACCAAAGAATTCAACAAAGGAAAGCAGTACACCTGTAGGCAAGGCCAAGAAGAAGGTTGCAAAACCGAAAAAGGATGTTGGAAAAGAGAGCCAAAACAACAGTAAGGCACGCAAGAAGCAAGGTGCCAAGGCATCTGGTGAAAATAAAG GAAAAGGCAAGGTAGCCCCAACCACTAAACAGTTGCATGGTGTTGTTAGTAACATATTGAAAGAAGTGGACTTCAATACG GCAACTTTGGCTGACATTCTCCGGAAATTAG GAGACCACTTTGACATGGACCTCATGGACAGGAAGTCGGAGGTGAAGCGCATCATAGAGGAAGTGATCAACAGCATGTCTGATGATGAAGGTgaggaagaaaatgaggaagaggatgCAGAAGAGAACGGCAAGAAGGAAGAAGGTTCAAAGGAGGATCCTGATGAAGAGGAAGAGAAATAA
- the LOC123063153 gene encoding protein DEK isoform X2, with product MDADAEAEEHEEEAESEEEAQPLKKRGRRKRLPREPSTPATGRPSRERKTVERYSELTPRSTPAKKSAAILQGSGTKLKEIPNVFFKLSKRKVDDNLQSLHTLLFGRRSNAHFLKRNLSQFSGFVWTDNPEKQRNRIKEKLDKMNKEKLIDFCDILDVQAKQLKKEEVSAKLLEFLESPCITRDVVISDVKKGKKRRRKSKGTSQATAEGASGEKKKRKSRKQAVEAENENDDEDDAGPAGDSSMGESDEDSEVKEETKSDEEPEATPVKKKSTDDKQGKKEAGSKAKGKDASAKKTPTKSVKRVSKPDVEPERKKAAKKTPKNSTKESSTPVGKAKKKVAKPKKDVGKESQNNSKARKKQGAKASGENKGKGKVAPTTKLEVALFT from the exons ATGGACGCCGACGCCGAGGCGGAGGAgcacgaggaggaggcggagtcgGAGGAGGAGGCGCAGCCGCTGAAGAAGCGGGGCCGGAGGAAGCGGCTGCCGCGGGAGCCGTCCACCCCCGCCACCGGTAGGCCCTCCAGGGAGCGCAAGACCGTCGAGCGCTACTCCGAGCTCACCCCGCGCTCCACCCCCGCCAAGAAGTCCGCCGCCATTCTCCAG GGCTCTGGGACGAAGCTCAAGGAGATCCCCAACG TTTTCTTCAAACTTTCCAAGAGAAAGGTGGATGACAATCTTCAGAGTCTTCATACTTTATTGTTTGGGAGAAGATCAAAT GCCCATTTCCTGAAAAGAAACCTATCCCAGTTTTCTGGTTTTGTTTGGACTGACAATCCA GAAAAGCAAAGGAACAGGATAAAAGAAAAGCTTGACAAGATGAACAAGGAGAAGTTGATAGATTTTTGCGATATACTTGATGTTCAGGCCAAACAATTAAAGAAG GAGGAAGTTTCTGCCAAATTGCTGGAGTTTCTGGAGTCTCCTTGCATTACCAGAGATGTTGTTATCAGTGATGTGAAG AAAGGGAAGAAACGCCGGAGGAAGTCTAAAGGGACTAGCCAGGCAACGGCTGAAGGTGCTTCTGGAGAGAAG AAAAAGAGGAAGAGTCGGAAACAAGCAGTTGAGGCTGAAAATgagaatgatgatgaagatgatgctggtCCTGCTGGGGACTCATCAATGGGAGAAAGTGATGAGGACTCCGAAGTGAAAGAAGAGACCAAGAGTGACGAAGAGCCTGAAGCGACACCAGTGAAGAAAAAGTCAACAGATGATAAACAAGGAAAGAAGGAAGCTGGATCCAAGGCAAAGGGAAAGGATGCATCAGCAAAGAAGACTCCTACTAAATCTGTAAAAAGGGTGTCAAAGCCAGATGTGGAGCCGGAGAGGAAAAAGGCTGCCAAGAAAACACCAAAGAATTCAACAAAGGAAAGCAGTACACCTGTAGGCAAGGCCAAGAAGAAGGTTGCAAAACCGAAAAAGGATGTTGGAAAAGAGAGCCAAAACAACAGTAAGGCACGCAAGAAGCAAGGTGCCAAGGCATCTGGTGAAAATAAAG GAAAAGGCAAGGTAGCCCCAACCACTAAACTGGAAGTAGCTTTGTTCACGTAG